One window of Gloeothece citriformis PCC 7424 genomic DNA carries:
- a CDS encoding HEPN domain-containing protein, whose protein sequence is MVEKFESDGYWWLPGQENVKVPGKFIYNSEQGLILDLNDAFYCFAKLLSWEPSIFPQGETQIILGLLNDGKPITLYQCYGRTIKEGWGGNLIHHIRFNPNFALIGVFFENKEDDKKIKLFKAQLSYLEDWVDISGLIANLQNDNEEIIISYKKPSTINLGTVNNLKLDIGFSPVEPLTMFYLKNDFQAQIKQITYFKIENRSLKSLEDCLKILINFCEFISFTVKTPVEILSLIGKVDVQNAENENQEKSVRIFVNRRINNNYYQNRMNIHPLSMLFTYHEVKDEIENIFKKWLLIKDNLKIICELLFINIYTPQLYLEYQFINIIQALEAYHSNSSKYQDKYISKNSFKHGIKQQLKNLIERYPSQDQDQELGISDEFKKVLINKLDFLNSFTLKSRLFDLVKRVSPLLPDQFIGDLEERKKFMSKAANIRHALTHHDEDLREKIPSSGELKQITLNLTLILQTCLLQELGLSEEKIKYIMNKRMPNLPFIKENNTGQ, encoded by the coding sequence ATGGTTGAAAAATTTGAGTCTGATGGTTACTGGTGGCTTCCAGGCCAAGAAAATGTAAAAGTACCAGGAAAATTTATTTATAATTCTGAACAAGGATTAATTTTAGATCTTAATGATGCTTTTTATTGTTTTGCTAAGTTACTTTCATGGGAACCTTCAATATTTCCTCAAGGAGAAACTCAAATAATTTTAGGGCTTTTAAATGATGGCAAACCTATCACGCTTTATCAGTGCTATGGCCGAACTATTAAAGAAGGTTGGGGAGGAAATCTTATTCATCACATAAGATTTAACCCAAATTTCGCTCTTATAGGAGTTTTTTTTGAAAATAAAGAAGATGATAAAAAAATTAAATTATTTAAAGCTCAATTATCTTATCTTGAAGATTGGGTTGATATTTCTGGATTAATTGCTAATCTTCAGAATGATAATGAAGAAATTATTATTAGTTATAAAAAACCTAGTACAATTAATCTTGGCACTGTAAATAATTTAAAACTGGATATTGGCTTTTCTCCAGTAGAACCTTTAACAATGTTTTATTTAAAAAATGATTTTCAAGCACAGATTAAACAGATAACTTATTTTAAAATTGAAAATCGATCATTAAAGTCTTTAGAAGATTGTCTGAAAATCTTAATTAATTTTTGCGAGTTTATTAGTTTTACTGTCAAAACTCCAGTAGAAATTTTATCTCTGATAGGAAAAGTAGATGTCCAAAATGCAGAAAATGAAAATCAGGAGAAAAGTGTGAGAATATTTGTGAACAGGAGAATAAATAATAATTATTATCAAAATAGAATGAATATTCATCCTTTAAGTATGTTATTTACTTATCATGAAGTTAAGGATGAAATTGAAAATATTTTTAAAAAATGGTTACTAATTAAAGACAATTTAAAAATTATATGTGAATTACTTTTTATTAATATTTATACTCCTCAACTATATTTAGAGTATCAATTTATTAATATTATTCAAGCTTTGGAAGCTTATCACTCTAATTCTTCTAAATATCAGGATAAATATATATCTAAAAACAGTTTTAAACATGGGATTAAACAACAACTGAAGAATTTAATTGAACGCTATCCTAGTCAAGATCAAGATCAAGAATTAGGCATTAGTGATGAATTTAAAAAAGTTTTAATAAATAAGCTAGATTTTTTAAATAGCTTTACGTTAAAATCTAGGCTTTTTGATCTTGTCAAGCGAGTTTCACCGTTGTTACCCGATCAGTTTATCGGTGATTTAGAAGAAAGAAAAAAATTTATGTCAAAAGCAGCTAATATTAGACACGCTTTAACTCATCATGATGAGGATCTCAGAGAAAAAATACCTAGTTCAGGGGAACTAAAACAGATAACATTAAATTTAACTTTAATACTTCAAACTTGCTTACTTCAAGAATTAGGATTGAGTGAAGAAAAGATTAAATATATAATGAACAAGAGAATGCCTAATTTACCTTTTATTAAAGAAAACAATACAGGACAATAG
- a CDS encoding BrnT family toxin has translation MTFNFDWDENKAKVNYKKHGVSLIEAVTVFSDPLAITIYDVNHSTDEDRFITLGYSDRQRLLVVVHTERDYNTRIISARVATSRERVIYEQGEY, from the coding sequence ATGACTTTTAATTTTGATTGGGATGAAAACAAAGCTAAAGTTAATTATAAAAAACATGGTGTTTCATTGATAGAAGCGGTTACAGTGTTTAGTGATCCGTTGGCGATTACAATTTATGATGTTAATCATTCTACCGATGAAGATCGTTTTATTACTTTGGGATATTCTGACCGCCAACGTCTGTTAGTGGTTGTTCATACAGAACGGGACTATAATACTCGTATCATCAGTGCTAGAGTTGCTACCAGTAGGGAAAGAGTTATTTATGAACAAGGCGAATACTGA
- a CDS encoding ABC transporter ATP-binding protein, which produces MNKSQTSFENLNKNISQQKVNSIYFNNLKNLRDFEIYFYNKHLTAIMGPNGCGKSTIIHALACCYQPLSTSKSENNKFGRFFPPTTHSIWNGSDFTLTHSFRVKQEEYKKIKTRYHKATRRWWPIYTRRPARYVSFIGIETCVPQIEKENQESLISYSTKPLHDDCSKKTKEQASIILNRNYNQYNRHVFKKKEYIGVGYQTIEYSSLSMGAGEQRLFIILQEIIKAPNYALILIDELDLLLHDDALKKLLKFLIDTARQKNLQIIFTTHSQGIIEISEELDDLEIKHICQTETKTLGFSGTKSDAIYRLTGKQERPLEIFVEDDLAKTIVKTISAQLGMSKYVSIKEYGAAINCFTVLAGLLLNQDKNLNKKNMLFVLDGDVYRTQEEKQERLKKFLIGDDPKIQNMREEAVNYIVQFTLEENCKPEKFLHEIILSLSVQFNQEDQEDQEIIKAAKDIIVRDNSHKYIDDLIERMDYIKAVGLQKIIDLVSQSDQWEVFIQEIKKWLESKKENILEN; this is translated from the coding sequence ATGAATAAAAGTCAAACGAGTTTTGAAAATCTTAATAAAAATATCAGTCAGCAGAAAGTTAATAGTATTTATTTTAACAATTTAAAAAATTTAAGAGATTTTGAAATTTATTTTTATAATAAACATTTAACAGCAATCATGGGGCCTAACGGCTGTGGAAAATCTACTATTATTCATGCTTTAGCTTGTTGCTATCAACCTCTTTCAACTAGCAAAAGTGAAAACAACAAATTTGGTAGATTTTTTCCTCCAACTACTCATTCTATTTGGAATGGGAGTGACTTTACACTTACTCATAGTTTTAGAGTTAAACAAGAAGAATATAAAAAAATTAAAACAAGATATCATAAAGCTACTAGAAGATGGTGGCCAATATATACAAGAAGGCCAGCTAGATACGTCTCTTTTATCGGAATTGAAACTTGTGTTCCTCAAATAGAAAAAGAAAACCAAGAAAGCTTGATTAGTTATTCTACTAAGCCACTTCATGATGATTGCTCGAAGAAAACAAAAGAACAAGCTAGTATTATTTTAAATAGAAATTATAATCAATACAATCGTCATGTGTTTAAAAAAAAAGAATATATAGGAGTTGGTTATCAAACTATAGAATATTCATCATTAAGTATGGGAGCCGGAGAGCAACGGCTCTTTATTATTTTACAAGAAATCATCAAAGCTCCTAACTATGCTTTAATTTTAATTGATGAATTAGATTTGTTATTACATGATGATGCTTTAAAAAAATTATTAAAGTTTCTAATTGATACAGCTAGGCAAAAAAATTTACAAATTATTTTTACTACCCATTCTCAAGGGATTATAGAAATATCAGAAGAATTAGATGATCTTGAGATCAAACATATCTGTCAAACTGAAACAAAAACTTTAGGCTTTAGTGGGACTAAATCCGATGCAATTTATCGTTTAACAGGAAAACAAGAAAGACCATTAGAGATTTTTGTAGAAGACGATTTGGCTAAAACAATAGTTAAAACAATTTCTGCACAATTGGGGATGTCTAAATATGTGTCAATCAAAGAATACGGAGCAGCAATAAATTGTTTTACTGTTTTAGCTGGCTTATTGTTAAATCAAGATAAAAATCTAAATAAAAAAAATATGTTATTTGTATTAGATGGCGATGTATATAGAACTCAAGAAGAAAAACAAGAAAGACTCAAGAAATTTTTAATAGGAGATGATCCTAAAATCCAAAATATGAGAGAAGAAGCTGTGAATTATATAGTTCAATTTACTCTTGAGGAAAATTGCAAGCCTGAAAAATTTTTGCATGAAATTATTTTAAGTTTATCCGTTCAATTTAATCAAGAAGATCAAGAAGATCAAGAAATTATTAAGGCAGCAAAAGATATTATTGTTCGGGATAATTCCCATAAGTATATTGATGATCTTATAGAAAGAATGGATTATATTAAAGCAGTTGGTTTACAAAAAATTATTGATTTAGTTTCTCAATCTGATCAATGGGAAGTTTTTATCCAAGAAATTAAAAAATGGTTAGAATCGAAAAAAGAGAATATACTAGAAAACTGA
- a CDS encoding Uma2 family endonuclease: protein MTSIKTQFPTETWVNTTWDEYLQVYQNSQDEKVKFYYNNGRLRIEMTPLGNPHSRDHAIVIVAVNLFASLKGIDLDGHDNCTYRKTGFQDAQPDVSFYIGENAEIIPWETSIISLDQYPAPDLVIEVANSSLADDKGEKRLLYEDLGVKEYWIIDVNNVDVIAFAIANGGSRRINESQVLPNLSISVLKEVLRLSRQMNHGKVGAWLLEKFKE, encoded by the coding sequence ATGACAAGTATTAAAACACAATTTCCGACAGAGACATGGGTTAATACAACCTGGGATGAGTATCTTCAAGTTTACCAAAATAGTCAAGATGAAAAAGTAAAATTTTATTACAACAATGGAAGACTAAGAATTGAAATGACACCGTTAGGTAATCCTCATTCTAGAGATCATGCAATTGTCATTGTTGCTGTTAATTTATTTGCCAGTCTTAAAGGAATTGATCTAGATGGACATGATAATTGTACTTACCGAAAGACGGGTTTTCAAGATGCTCAACCTGATGTATCTTTTTATATAGGAGAAAATGCAGAAATCATTCCTTGGGAAACCTCAATTATTAGTCTTGATCAATATCCTGCACCAGATTTAGTGATTGAAGTTGCTAATAGTTCCCTAGCTGATGATAAGGGTGAAAAACGACTTTTATATGAAGATTTGGGAGTTAAGGAATATTGGATTATTGATGTGAATAATGTTGATGTTATTGCGTTTGCTATTGCAAATGGAGGGAGTCGACGGATTAATGAGTCTCAGGTTTTACCGAATTTATCGATATCGGTTTTAAAAGAAGTTTTGCGTCTAAGTCGTCAGATGAATCATGGGAAAGTCGGCGCTTGGTTGTTAGAGAAGTTTAAAGAATAA
- a CDS encoding DUF1902 domain-containing protein, translating to MIKSYSIEAFWDAESGVWVATSEDVPGLATEAETLDTLNNKLRQMIPELLILNGIVAEDYTGSIAIELTTHRQEIIEIVS from the coding sequence ATGATAAAAAGCTATAGTATTGAGGCATTTTGGGATGCAGAGTCAGGGGTTTGGGTAGCGACTAGCGAAGATGTACCGGGTTTAGCGACTGAAGCAGAAACCCTTGATACTTTAAATAATAAATTACGGCAAATGATACCAGAATTACTCATACTTAATGGAATTGTTGCCGAAGACTACACAGGTTCTATTGCCATAGAGTTAACGACTCATCGTCAAGAAATTATTGAGATAGTGTCTTAA
- a CDS encoding DUF6972 family protein, which produces MSGINRQIIPDSRISLFLKHLPNTPQVNRLLKKEGKAYVFNDQETMERVTQAIIEIGERTGIEDETDNYERYGLYFSEPIGYILKADGGQIPLYYAEIKIIQGTDIYHVIPRTKPRRTN; this is translated from the coding sequence ATGAGTGGTATTAACCGTCAAATCATACCAGATTCTAGAATTAGTCTATTTTTAAAACATCTTCCCAATACTCCTCAAGTTAATAGACTACTGAAAAAAGAAGGAAAAGCTTATGTTTTTAACGATCAAGAAACAATGGAACGAGTCACCCAAGCTATTATTGAAATAGGAGAAAGAACAGGTATTGAAGATGAGACAGATAACTATGAACGCTATGGACTTTATTTCTCTGAACCAATTGGATACATACTAAAAGCAGATGGAGGTCAAATACCTCTTTATTACGCGGAAATAAAAATTATTCAAGGAACAGATATTTATCATGTTATCCCACGCACCAAACCTCGCCGAACAAATTAA
- a CDS encoding cobalt-precorrin-8X methylmutase has protein sequence MNNSDLNHPILEQSFAIIDREIGKHHLSPQEYAIARRVIHTTADFEYLNLLYFSANAIESAIQSLPKSTPIITDVTMVRQGIITLVTKTFQNPIITAVDQSLTPQPGKTRTETGLLRCWEQYPQGIYLIGNAPTALLTLCERVSQSGIKPPLIIGVPVGFVSVVESKQVLAQLDVPQIRVEGRKGGSPVAAAILNALLILAWENEQSSRNN, from the coding sequence GTGAACAATTCTGACCTTAATCACCCGATTCTAGAACAAAGCTTTGCTATTATCGATCGAGAAATCGGAAAACACCATCTAAGTCCCCAGGAATACGCGATCGCTCGTCGGGTGATTCATACGACTGCTGACTTTGAATACCTAAACTTATTATACTTCAGTGCTAACGCCATCGAAAGCGCGATTCAATCTCTCCCCAAAAGTACCCCCATTATTACCGATGTGACGATGGTTAGACAGGGAATTATTACCCTGGTTACTAAAACCTTTCAAAATCCCATTATTACCGCAGTAGACCAAAGTTTAACCCCCCAACCGGGAAAAACTCGCACCGAAACCGGACTACTTCGCTGTTGGGAACAATATCCCCAAGGGATTTATCTAATCGGCAATGCGCCTACTGCTTTATTGACTCTTTGCGAGAGGGTGTCTCAGTCTGGGATCAAACCTCCCTTAATTATTGGGGTGCCGGTAGGATTCGTATCTGTGGTAGAGTCAAAACAGGTATTAGCCCAGTTAGATGTGCCGCAAATTCGAGTAGAAGGACGTAAAGGGGGTTCTCCCGTTGCCGCAGCAATTTTGAATGCTTTATTGATTTTAGCATGGGAAAATGAGCAATCAAGCCGAAATAATTAG
- the lpxA gene encoding acyl-ACP--UDP-N-acetylglucosamine O-acyltransferase, whose protein sequence is MLINIRPGDAPLSTPIHPTAIIHPNAELHPSVQVAPYAVIGEQVKIGASTIIGPNVVIEGPTEIGVGNRIFAGAVIGTEPQDLKYRGAASQVKIGDHNQIREYVTINRATGENEVTQIGNNNLLMAYAHVAHNCVIEDEVIIANSVALAGHIYIESKARISGVLGVHQFVHIGRLAMVGGMARIERDVPPFTTVEGNPSRVRTLNLIGLKRAGVNEAEISEMKKAFRLIYRSNLTLKQALEQLESWSNNPYVQHLRDFLHQSTTVTGRRGPIPGKE, encoded by the coding sequence ATGCTGATTAATATCCGTCCGGGAGACGCTCCCTTGAGTACCCCAATTCATCCTACTGCGATTATTCATCCTAACGCTGAACTTCATCCCTCGGTACAAGTCGCCCCCTATGCTGTTATCGGAGAGCAGGTTAAAATAGGCGCATCTACTATTATCGGGCCTAATGTGGTGATTGAAGGGCCTACAGAAATAGGCGTAGGAAATCGAATTTTTGCCGGCGCTGTCATCGGAACTGAACCCCAGGATTTAAAATATAGAGGGGCTGCTAGTCAGGTTAAAATTGGTGATCATAACCAAATTCGGGAATATGTCACCATTAACCGCGCTACAGGAGAAAATGAAGTCACCCAAATCGGCAATAATAATTTATTAATGGCTTATGCCCATGTCGCTCATAATTGTGTCATTGAAGATGAGGTCATTATTGCTAATTCTGTAGCTTTAGCCGGTCATATTTATATTGAATCAAAAGCTAGAATTAGTGGCGTTTTAGGGGTTCATCAATTTGTTCATATTGGACGTTTGGCTATGGTTGGGGGTATGGCTCGTATTGAAAGAGATGTCCCTCCTTTTACCACAGTAGAGGGTAATCCGTCAAGGGTTAGAACCTTAAATTTAATCGGTTTAAAACGGGCTGGCGTGAATGAAGCAGAAATATCCGAGATGAAAAAAGCGTTTCGCCTCATTTACCGTTCTAATTTAACTCTTAAACAAGCTTTAGAACAGTTAGAGTCTTGGTCAAATAATCCTTATGTGCAACATCTACGAGACTTTTTACATCAATCTACTACGGTAACGGGACGACGAGGCCCTATTCCGGGGAAAGAATAA
- the ileS gene encoding isoleucine--tRNA ligase: MTEAKSYKDTVNLPQTKFDMRANAVKREPELQKFWAENQIYETLSENNPGDIFILHDGPPYANGSLHMGHALNKTLKDIINKYKLQRGYKARYVPGWDCHGLPIELKVLQSMKQKEREDLTPLKLRHKARDFALSTQKEQSESFQRFGVWGDWEHPYLTLTPDYEAAQIGVFGQMALKGYIYRGLKPVHWSPSSQTALAEAELEYPEGHTSRSVYAVFPITKASDTAKKVLTPYLKDLGVAIWTTTPWTLPGNLAVALNPDLTYAVVESGKPVCKHQYFIVAADLVDKLSATFETPLTVKATLKGEDLEHTTYRHPLFDRESEILIGGDYVTTESGTGLVHTAPGHGQEDYIVGQRYGLPVLSPVDEKGNFTSEAGQFAGLNVLKDANEAIIKELEEKGALLKEEPYQHKYPYDWRTKKPTIFRATEQWFASVEGFRDTALEAIKNVTWIPPQGENRITPMVADRSDWCISRQRSWGVPIPVFYDEETNEPLLNEETINHVQAIFAEKGSDAWWELSVEELLPQPYRNNGRKYRKGMDTMDVWFDSGSSWAAVAKQRPELSYPVDIYLEGSDQHRGWFQSSLLTSVATNGIAPYKMVLTHGFVLDEQGRKMSKSIGNIVDPNMIINGGKDQKKEPAYGADVLRLWVSSVDYSSDVPIGQNILKQLVDVRNKIRNTARFLLGNLHDFDPEKDTVAYEDLPELDRYMLHRITEVFTEVTEAFETFQFFRFFQVVQNFCVVDLSNFYLDIAKDRLYISDPNNLRRRSCQTVLKVALENLAKSIAPVLCHLAEDIWQFLPYKTPYKSVFEAGWVELESEWKRPELTPKWSKFRQIRDEVNKVMELARKDKMIGSSLDAKVLLYVSDKELREHLDSFNPSDSLSNNRVDELRYLFLASQVDLVDSPKTIGKANYKSESETLGVAIVKADGEKCDRCWNYSTHVGEFVDDPTLCERCNAALKGEF; this comes from the coding sequence GTGACAGAAGCAAAAAGTTACAAAGACACCGTAAACTTGCCCCAAACCAAATTTGACATGAGGGCGAATGCAGTCAAGCGAGAACCAGAACTGCAAAAATTTTGGGCAGAAAACCAAATATATGAAACCCTATCAGAAAACAACCCAGGTGACATTTTTATCCTACATGATGGGCCACCCTACGCCAACGGTTCTCTACACATGGGTCACGCCTTAAACAAAACCCTAAAAGACATCATCAATAAATACAAACTTCAGCGAGGATACAAAGCGCGATATGTACCCGGATGGGACTGTCACGGACTCCCCATCGAACTAAAAGTCCTGCAAAGCATGAAACAAAAAGAACGGGAAGACTTAACCCCTCTCAAACTGCGACACAAAGCGAGGGACTTCGCCTTATCCACCCAAAAAGAACAAAGTGAAAGCTTTCAACGCTTTGGCGTGTGGGGAGACTGGGAACATCCCTATCTAACCTTAACCCCCGACTACGAAGCGGCGCAAATTGGGGTATTTGGACAAATGGCCTTAAAAGGATATATCTATCGAGGACTAAAACCCGTTCATTGGAGTCCCAGTTCACAAACCGCCCTTGCTGAAGCAGAATTAGAATATCCAGAGGGTCATACCTCCCGGAGTGTCTACGCGGTTTTCCCCATCACTAAAGCATCCGACACCGCCAAAAAAGTCTTAACCCCGTACTTAAAAGACTTAGGAGTCGCCATCTGGACGACAACCCCCTGGACACTGCCCGGTAACTTAGCGGTTGCCCTCAATCCCGATTTAACCTATGCTGTAGTAGAATCTGGCAAACCGGTCTGCAAACATCAATATTTCATCGTTGCAGCAGACTTAGTCGACAAATTATCCGCCACCTTTGAAACTCCCCTAACGGTCAAAGCAACCCTCAAAGGAGAAGACTTAGAACATACCACCTACCGTCATCCGTTATTTGACCGGGAAAGTGAGATCCTCATCGGGGGAGACTATGTTACTACTGAGTCGGGGACAGGGTTAGTTCATACCGCACCCGGCCACGGACAAGAAGACTATATAGTCGGTCAACGATACGGTTTACCCGTTCTTTCTCCCGTCGATGAAAAAGGAAACTTTACCTCAGAGGCCGGACAGTTTGCCGGGTTAAATGTCCTCAAAGATGCCAACGAAGCGATCATCAAAGAATTAGAAGAAAAGGGTGCATTATTAAAAGAAGAACCCTATCAACATAAATATCCTTACGACTGGCGTACTAAAAAACCAACTATTTTCCGGGCGACAGAACAATGGTTTGCATCCGTTGAAGGGTTTCGGGATACGGCCTTAGAAGCGATCAAAAATGTCACCTGGATACCTCCCCAAGGAGAAAACCGTATCACTCCTATGGTAGCCGATCGCTCGGATTGGTGCATCTCTCGTCAACGGAGTTGGGGCGTTCCTATCCCCGTTTTCTACGACGAAGAAACCAACGAACCCCTATTAAACGAAGAAACCATCAACCATGTTCAAGCTATTTTTGCCGAAAAAGGGTCGGATGCGTGGTGGGAATTATCCGTAGAGGAGTTATTACCCCAACCCTACCGCAACAATGGACGCAAGTATCGCAAAGGAATGGATACGATGGATGTGTGGTTTGACTCGGGGTCTTCTTGGGCAGCAGTCGCCAAACAACGCCCCGAATTAAGCTATCCTGTAGATATCTATTTAGAAGGATCTGATCAACATCGGGGTTGGTTTCAGTCGAGTTTATTAACTAGCGTGGCCACTAATGGTATTGCCCCCTATAAAATGGTCTTAACTCATGGGTTTGTTTTGGATGAACAAGGGCGCAAAATGAGTAAATCGATCGGCAATATAGTCGATCCGAATATGATTATCAATGGCGGGAAAGATCAAAAGAAAGAACCCGCTTATGGGGCAGATGTGTTACGGTTGTGGGTGTCTTCGGTTGACTATTCTTCTGATGTTCCCATCGGTCAAAATATTCTCAAACAATTAGTCGATGTCCGCAATAAAATCCGTAATACCGCTAGATTTTTATTAGGGAACTTACATGATTTTGACCCCGAAAAAGATACGGTAGCTTATGAAGATTTACCGGAATTAGATCGCTATATGTTGCATCGGATCACCGAAGTGTTTACCGAAGTAACAGAGGCATTTGAAACCTTCCAATTTTTCCGCTTCTTCCAAGTGGTACAAAATTTCTGTGTTGTTGATCTCTCTAATTTCTATCTAGATATTGCTAAAGATAGACTGTATATTTCCGATCCGAATAACTTACGTCGTCGCAGTTGTCAAACGGTTTTAAAGGTAGCTTTAGAAAATTTAGCCAAATCTATTGCCCCTGTGTTATGCCATTTAGCGGAGGATATTTGGCAATTTTTACCCTATAAAACCCCCTACAAATCCGTATTTGAGGCGGGATGGGTTGAACTCGAATCCGAATGGAAACGGCCAGAATTAACCCCTAAATGGTCAAAATTCCGTCAGATCCGCGATGAAGTGAATAAGGTCATGGAATTGGCGCGAAAAGATAAAATGATTGGTTCATCTTTAGACGCTAAAGTATTACTCTATGTCTCGGATAAAGAGTTAAGAGAACACTTAGACTCTTTTAACCCTTCTGATAGTTTATCCAATAATCGGGTTGATGAATTGCGTTATTTATTTCTTGCTTCTCAAGTAGACTTGGTAGACTCTCCTAAAACTATTGGAAAAGCTAATTACAAGAGTGAGTCAGAAACTCTAGGAGTAGCAATAGTCAAAGCAGATGGAGAAAAATGCGATCGCTGTTGGAATTATTCAACTCATGTAGGAGAATTTGTTGATGATCCTACCCTTTGTGAACGGTGTAATGCGGCGTTAAAGGGTGAGTTTTAA
- a CDS encoding peroxiredoxin, whose translation MSVKVGDRAPDFTLSSQSGEKVSLKDFLGKKAVVVYFYPKDDTPGCTAESCAFRDSYEVFKEMGAEVIGISGDSPDSHKSFASKYNLPFILLSDTNNQVRKLFGVPATLFVLPGRVTYIIDKEGIIRQIFDSAFDFKAHVNEALKTLQGVK comes from the coding sequence ATGTCGGTTAAAGTTGGCGATCGCGCTCCGGATTTTACCCTGTCTTCCCAAAGTGGTGAAAAGGTGAGTTTAAAAGACTTTCTCGGTAAAAAGGCGGTAGTTGTCTATTTTTATCCCAAAGATGACACTCCCGGTTGCACGGCGGAGTCTTGTGCGTTTCGGGATAGTTACGAAGTGTTTAAAGAGATGGGAGCAGAAGTCATCGGAATTAGTGGAGACTCTCCAGACTCTCATAAAAGTTTTGCGAGTAAGTATAATCTTCCCTTTATTTTATTGAGCGATACGAATAATCAAGTTAGAAAGTTATTTGGTGTACCTGCAACCTTATTTGTGTTGCCGGGACGGGTAACATATATTATTGATAAAGAAGGAATTATCAGACAGATTTTTGATTCTGCCTTTGATTTTAAAGCTCATGTTAATGAAGCCTTAAAAACGTTACAAGGAGTTAAATAA
- a CDS encoding BrnT family toxin, translated as MEFEWNPEKAAINQKKHGVSFTEAATVFNDPLAITFDDPGHSQEEYRYITIGLSRQENLIVVSHTDRNNRIRIISARKVTPKERRYYERGF; from the coding sequence ATGGAATTTGAATGGAATCCCGAAAAAGCGGCAATCAATCAGAAAAAACATGGAGTTTCTTTTACTGAAGCGGCTACTGTATTTAATGATCCTTTAGCAATTACCTTTGATGATCCAGGCCATTCACAAGAAGAATATCGTTATATTACCATTGGTTTATCCAGACAAGAGAACTTGATTGTCGTTTCTCATACTGATAGAAATAATCGAATTAGGATTATTAGTGCTAGAAAAGTAACACCCAAAGAAAGGAGATATTATGAACGAGGATTTTAA
- a CDS encoding DUF4351 domain-containing protein: MNYLFDASFREDIMKESVIYQDILQQGRQQESLLLVTRLIKKRFGEVEPILIDRVSVLSVEELEALIEALFDMLDVADLVTWLQDQ, translated from the coding sequence ATGAATTATCTTTTTGATGCTTCTTTTCGAGAGGATATTATGAAAGAGTCAGTTATTTATCAAGATATTTTACAGCAAGGAAGACAACAAGAATCCTTGTTACTGGTAACACGCTTAATTAAAAAACGATTTGGGGAGGTTGAACCTATTTTAATAGATAGAGTTAGTGTTTTATCAGTAGAAGAATTAGAAGCATTAATCGAAGCATTATTTGATATGTTAGATGTTGCTGATTTAGTAACTTGGTTACAGGATCAATAA